Below is a genomic region from Pseudomonas frederiksbergensis.
TGGTGTTTACCGATGCCGATGTTCACTGGATCGACGGCACCTTGCAGCAACTGCTGGCGCCGTTTGCCGACCCTGAAGTCGGGGGTACCGTCGGCAACATGAACATCCCCGTCCCTGGCTCAGGCCTGAGCCTGGGCGAAAGCCTGTACCGCCACTACGAAGCCTGGCTGCGCCGGGTGGAAAGCCGCACCGGCTGCACGGTCTCGGCCGACGGTGCCCTGCAGGCCTTGCGCCACGAGCTGTACCAACCGATTCCAGCCCTGGTCAACGACGATTTCTTTATCAACACCTGCGCACCGGTCGCGGGTAAGCGCGTTGTCTATGTCGACGACGCCAAGGTGCTCGATCAAGGCGTGGACGAGGCCGAGCGACAGTTCAGCCGCCGCCAGCGCGTCACCGTCGGCGGACTGATCAGCCTGGCGGCCCGGCGTGAGCTGCTCAACCCGCTGCACCATGGCCTGTACGCCATCGCGTTGATCAGCCACAAGCTGATCCGCCGGCTGGCGCCGGTACTGTTGCTGCCCTTGCTGGTGGCCAACTTCTGGCTGCTCGATGAGCATGACCTCTACCGCCTGACCCTGGCCGCCCAGTTGCTCGGCTACGCCTTTGCCGTGGCCGGCCTGCTGGACGTGCGTCACCGCTTGCCCAAGCCGTTTCGCCTCGCCGCGTTCGTGCTGGTGACCCTGGCCGGCATGAGCGTCGGCCTGTGGCAGTTCTTGCGCGGGCACAGCTACAA
It encodes:
- a CDS encoding glycosyltransferase family 2 protein, which encodes MAKLIFWLCLLLPVYAYLGYPLLLTVAGLFFPRHRPLPLPAQRVSVVVAAYNEQRTIENKLRNLLAQDYHAASLQIIVASDGSTDQTVALARSFDDPRIEVLDLPRQGKNSALNAAVSYCTGDILVFTDADVHWIDGTLQQLLAPFADPEVGGTVGNMNIPVPGSGLSLGESLYRHYEAWLRRVESRTGCTVSADGALQALRHELYQPIPALVNDDFFINTCAPVAGKRVVYVDDAKVLDQGVDEAERQFSRRQRVTVGGLISLAARRELLNPLHHGLYAIALISHKLIRRLAPVLLLPLLVANFWLLDEHDLYRLTLAAQLLGYAFAVAGLLDVRHRLPKPFRLAAFVLVTLAGMSVGLWQFLRGHSYNQWNPDQTR